From the genome of Uranotaenia lowii strain MFRU-FL chromosome 1, ASM2978415v1, whole genome shotgun sequence, one region includes:
- the LOC129740183 gene encoding proton channel OtopLc-like, with product MPEEGDVEVGTTSSPTAPTETVNAAVSNPTSSNPYPVLKVENENPAIIPSAGAAELVDKETPEDDTFDPNHIAPVSFRKRPVSTISTGGKPPPVIQRAVSYQPSVGGFSQRSHGSSAATDHLIPPPSTPEEKSKFTRRYFAVVTAISYTLFLIVFGIIAFVTDAVEDNARYPLAEVFGLYMVSVGIVYFVFLYVDIRMHVKKTHAALEELERRQQAYEEMMNKTATQFNNGPLALNPNAPQKNVPHDWELPKMAPVPHNYCFVSGRHGEFIYLKLGATWFCFGLLIHSVLLLSYQGILMNSTDAKWAACASNTTIALEVLFLFYCLFLVFFFWKYSNVVINHYRGLARFGIMHAIGTALAFWVYTIVRETLVAIRIKQSYKDDKVDPENADPQLGLAMMICPGPNELNAILFTFSPYLYPFVIEFNILIVGLLYMIYANINRCPKKLSAKGHGGHEHHHHSHHEDEGSVCSEHHQDEDHEIQGKSKMVVYGDCHASSRGLFLGMILIVATIVVIILFHIAARDDEYRDTGILLDSIFELSVLSIMTLAVIIAYFQTAKLDINPHPISRMDDVLLFIAIPAFFSESLFSMIPAFENQSILNGFIIFMQLLQILIQTPWIIDTLRRCANAPELRKKKPGKELVTFLTIANVSLWLYYTFSVKTGDFGDERYDFYGDVLWSILNHLSLPLIMFYRFHASVCLVDIWRHSYEPGEFAHH from the exons aTTATTCCATCAGCTGGTGCGGCTGAACTAGTGGATAAGGAAACACCCGAGGATGATACCTTTGATCCAAACCATATTGCACCGGTATCATTCCGGAAGCGACCGGTTTCGACTATCTCGACAGGCGGCAAACCCCCACCGGTTATTCAGCGTGCCGTTTCCTATCAGCCATCGGTCGGAGGCTTCTCTCAGAGGTCCCATGGGTCATCGGCAGCCACTGATCACCTGATACCTCCACCTTCGACACCGGAAGAAAAGTCCAAGTTTACCCGAAGGTACTTCGCCGTAGTGACTGCGATCAGCTACACGTTGTTCCTAATTGTTTTCGGTATTATCGCATTCGTAACGGATGCTGTTGAAGATAATGCGAGGTACCCGTTGGCGGAAGTCTTTGGGCTGTACATGGTATCGGTTGGAATAGTGTACTTCGTATTTCTGTACGTAGACATTCGAATGCACGTTAAGAAGACTCATGCAGCTCTCGAAGAGCTAGAACGGAGGCAGCAAGCGTACGAAGAGATGATGAACAAAACTGCAACTCAGTTCAACAACGGACCATTGGCACTGAATCCTAATGCTCCTCAGAAAAATGTCCCCCACGATTGGGAACTCCCCAAAATGGCCCCGGTTCCTCACAACTATTGTTTCGTCAGTGGACGCCATGGAGAGTTCATATATCTCAAACTGGGAGCCACCTGGTTCTGTTTCGGACTCCTCATCCATTCGGTGCTTCTCCTGTCCTACCAAGGAATTCTCATGAACAGTACCGATGCCAAATGGGCGGCCTGTGCTTCAAACACCACCATTGCTCTCGAAGTACTTTTCCTATTCTACTGTCTTTTCCTGGTGTTCTTCTTTTGGAAATACTCGAACGTCGTGATCAACCATTACCGAGGGCTAGCTCGTTTCGGAATCATGCATGCCATCGGAACAGCCCTAGCTTTTTGGGTTTACACGATCGTGCGTGAGACACTCGTGGCCATACGCATCAAACAATCCTACAAAGATGACAAAGTTGATCCGGAAAACGCCGACCCACAACTCGGACTAGCGATGATGATCTGTCCCGGACCCAATGAGCTCAACGCAATCCTGTTCACCTTCTCACCTTATCTGTACCCATTCGTGATCGAGTTCAACATTTTGATCGTTGGCCTTCTGTACATGATCTACGCCAACATCAATCGCTGCCCGAAGAAACTTTCGGCCAAAGGACACGGAGGACACGAGCATCATCATCACAGTCACCACGAAGACGAGGGAAGTGTTTGTTCCGAGCATCATCAGGATGAGGATCACGAGATACAAGGAAAGTCGAAGATGGTTGTGTACGGTGATTGTCATGCTTCCAGCCGGGGGCTTTTCCTTGGGATGATACTGATTGTGGCGACTATCGTGGTGATCATCTTGTTTCACATTGCTGCTAGAGATGA TGAGTATCGGGACACCGGAATCCTACTAGATTCTATCTTCGAGCTGTCGGTGTTGTCGATCATGACCCTCGCTGTCATCATTGCCTACTTCCAAACGGCCAAACTGGACATCAACCCGCATCCGATTTCCCGCATGGACGACGTTCTGCTATTCATCGCCATCCCGGCATTCTTCTCCGAGTCGCTGTTCAGTATGATCCCGGCCTTCGAGAACCAGTCCATTTTGAATGGGTTCATCATTTTCATGCAGCTGCTTCAGATCCTTATTCAGACGCCCTGGATCATCGATACTTTAAGGCGGTGTGCCAATGCCCCGGAGCTGAGGAAAAAGAAACCGGGCAAGGAACTGGTCACCTTCTTGACCATTGCCAACGTTTCTCTCTGGCTATACTACACCTTCTCCGTAAAAACAGGTGATTTCGGAGATGAGAG ATACGACTTCTACGGAGATGTGCTGTGGTCAATCCTGAACCATTTATCCCTGCCGCTGATTATGTTCTACCGGTTTCACGCGTCCGTTTGTCTGGTGGATATCTGGAGACATTCCTATGAACCCGGGGAGTTTGCCCATCATTGA